A genomic window from Xenorhabdus cabanillasii includes:
- a CDS encoding type VI secretion system baseplate subunit TssF: MAKESPHLTDFLATAHDPDIQRLFEAFALLIARLRDKLEDDFPEITHGILSRIWPLVLCPVPPTTIMQFFPTDGEHQGAADIPRNTAVSAQAEGQLLTFKTCRPLHIEPLVVRDRTVKKTGTHSEIILTLCQTGSPSPVWKCGALSFFLGTDTEQAAQLSLWLDQHICEMSVRAQGEQRKLSCFPYGWHDLLDKPILPMKKSTYTGLQTLVEYYALPHLYNFVTLDISRDRKEIPLNADGTFELIFRFEGELPLDGVGDAFMLGCVPAIHLEKRLSPPVLLGAENHCYPLPLGDSVKLFRLHDVQVVQQPDDDAQRGTPYRYLPIAQFTPAAELLAGEEPDYFYYQLRTERDLLDRIQHRLHFFDLTGKSARNLPELAVACDFTGYHEPAMALEQGTISVMQEGSPSHLSVHNIMPVTPDYPPMLQDNSGWPLLSCLASPPILLFTTERMRHFLRLFNHYTEFNRPLSRHIQQQIDGIMQVEESLIDRMKLGCPVRGCLLSLTLNPDCYANPGEMYRFCRLIHEAMACFVSQSTFVKLDVSTPNQKILWEFKEVYGARMEM, encoded by the coding sequence GTGGCAAAAGAATCCCCCCATTTAACGGACTTTCTGGCAACGGCCCATGATCCCGATATTCAACGTCTTTTCGAAGCGTTTGCGTTACTGATTGCCCGCTTACGGGATAAACTGGAGGATGATTTCCCCGAAATTACCCACGGTATTCTGTCCCGTATCTGGCCGTTAGTGTTGTGCCCTGTCCCGCCCACAACAATCATGCAATTTTTCCCCACTGATGGTGAACATCAGGGCGCTGCTGATATTCCCAGAAACACGGCTGTTTCTGCGCAGGCGGAGGGGCAATTACTCACTTTCAAAACCTGCCGCCCGCTGCATATTGAGCCTTTAGTGGTACGGGATCGCACGGTGAAAAAAACCGGCACCCACAGTGAAATTATCCTGACCCTTTGTCAGACGGGAAGTCCTTCACCCGTCTGGAAATGCGGAGCGCTCTCTTTTTTCCTCGGCACGGATACTGAACAGGCAGCACAGCTCAGCCTGTGGCTTGACCAGCATATCTGTGAGATGAGCGTCAGAGCACAGGGAGAACAACGTAAGCTGAGCTGTTTTCCTTATGGCTGGCATGACCTGCTGGATAAGCCTATCCTGCCGATGAAAAAGAGCACCTATACCGGCCTGCAAACACTGGTTGAATATTATGCGCTGCCGCACCTGTATAATTTTGTTACGCTGGATATCAGCCGTGATCGCAAGGAAATTCCGCTCAATGCGGACGGCACGTTTGAATTGATTTTTCGTTTTGAAGGCGAACTGCCGCTGGATGGTGTCGGTGATGCCTTTATGCTGGGCTGTGTGCCGGCCATTCATCTGGAAAAACGGCTCAGCCCACCTGTCCTGCTGGGTGCCGAAAATCACTGTTATCCCTTGCCGCTGGGGGATTCCGTAAAATTGTTCCGGTTGCATGACGTTCAGGTGGTGCAACAACCCGATGATGACGCCCAACGGGGCACGCCTTACCGCTATCTGCCGATAGCGCAGTTTACGCCCGCAGCGGAACTGCTGGCCGGGGAAGAGCCGGATTATTTCTACTACCAGCTTCGCACCGAGCGTGATTTGCTGGATCGCATTCAACACCGGTTGCATTTTTTTGACCTGACAGGTAAATCGGCTCGCAACCTGCCTGAACTCGCGGTCGCCTGCGATTTCACGGGCTACCATGAACCCGCAATGGCACTGGAGCAAGGCACCATCAGTGTGATGCAGGAAGGTTCTCCTTCACATCTCAGCGTGCACAATATCATGCCAGTAACCCCCGATTATCCGCCGATGTTACAGGATAATTCCGGCTGGCCGTTGCTTTCCTGCCTCGCCAGCCCACCCATTTTGTTGTTTACCACAGAACGGATGCGGCATTTTCTTCGTCTGTTTAACCATTATACCGAATTTAACCGCCCCCTGAGCCGCCATATTCAGCAGCAAATCGACGGCATTATGCAGGTGGAAGAGAGCCTGATCGACCGGATGAAGCTGGGCTGCCCTGTCCGTGGGTGTCTGCTGTCACTGACCCTGAACCCCGATTGTTACGCCAATCCGGGGGAGATGTACCGTTTCTGTCGGTTAATTCATGAGGCAATGGCCTGTTTTGTCAGCCAGTCCACCTTCGTCAAGCTGGATGTATCTACCCCGAATCAAAAAATTCTGTGGGAATTCAAAGAAGTTTATGGGGCACGCATGGAGATGTAA
- a CDS encoding type VI secretion system Vgr family protein, translated as MNIMNGLAAAKSGLRFTFQIAGLPESIFAVGEFSLQEGLSELFTLNLTLIQSLPDNPFRPKPEIDLTALLMQEAVLQVFNGATLQRKITGIVSHADWAGTDGNKTLYTVTVRPALWRLTLNQDSRIFHQQNVPAILNSLLKKHKVRADSKLYDPHQDREYVTQKRESDYSFFSRLAAEEGISFWFEDETLFFSDSHLGMTAGLPLLYQPQPETAHGTDTIYQVRLGVGMSPQRSFHKDFNPENPRYHLSHMQSSEGFRDFGSKPPYTVFESYGRFQKDAAAKPFLKYRHEMLDNQKKTGSGNSNCIKLMPGKIFEIKSHPHKPLNARWQVVGISHHGRCPQALGDNSGEGTTLRNHFSFIDGLADWRPPFHYKPLADGDETAMVVGPEGEEIFVNKEGAIKVHFHWNRYDSPDDGASCWVRVAQGWNGNGFGFMAIPRIGQEVIISYLNGDIDRPIVTGCVYNGLNRPPLDLPAQKTRTTFKTKTHKGKGFNELRFEDAKDSEEIYLHGQKDLTAHIENDALWHIKHDQKQRIDNNRYHEILADDHHQVAGSRKITTEGDVSHRIAGSQHIQTGDATVIDSGQEIHLKSGGKVVLEAAAEITLKVGGSFLKVTPAGILSSMINVGQGSAGSGRGVSLQLPEGVAPLPQVGQLPMAEALPVTEFSAKPPCAILAQQEENWVITGAEEE; from the coding sequence ATGAATATAATGAACGGGCTGGCGGCGGCCAAAAGCGGATTACGCTTCACTTTTCAGATAGCCGGCCTGCCTGAATCTATCTTTGCTGTGGGTGAGTTTTCCCTTCAGGAAGGGTTATCTGAACTGTTTACCCTCAATCTGACACTGATTCAGTCCCTGCCTGATAATCCCTTTCGGCCGAAGCCGGAAATCGATTTGACCGCGCTGCTGATGCAGGAAGCGGTGTTGCAGGTGTTTAATGGCGCAACGCTGCAACGCAAAATCACCGGCATTGTTTCCCACGCTGACTGGGCAGGCACCGATGGTAATAAAACCCTGTATACCGTGACGGTTCGGCCTGCACTCTGGCGTCTGACGCTTAATCAGGACAGCCGGATTTTCCATCAGCAAAATGTGCCTGCCATCCTGAATAGCCTGTTGAAAAAGCATAAAGTCCGTGCCGATTCGAAGCTCTACGATCCGCATCAGGACAGGGAATATGTCACTCAGAAACGGGAGTCTGACTATAGCTTTTTCAGCCGTCTGGCGGCGGAAGAGGGGATCAGTTTCTGGTTTGAGGATGAAACCCTGTTTTTCAGTGACAGCCATCTGGGGATGACAGCAGGGCTTCCGCTACTTTACCAGCCCCAGCCGGAAACCGCACACGGGACAGATACCATTTATCAGGTACGGCTGGGTGTGGGAATGAGTCCGCAACGCAGTTTTCATAAAGATTTCAATCCGGAGAACCCGCGCTATCACCTTTCCCATATGCAGAGCAGCGAAGGTTTCCGCGATTTCGGCAGCAAACCCCCCTACACCGTATTTGAAAGTTACGGCCGTTTTCAGAAAGATGCCGCCGCTAAACCGTTTCTCAAATACCGCCATGAAATGCTGGATAACCAGAAAAAAACCGGCAGCGGCAACAGTAACTGCATCAAACTGATGCCGGGTAAAATTTTTGAGATAAAAAGCCACCCACACAAACCGCTGAATGCCCGCTGGCAGGTAGTCGGCATCAGTCACCACGGGCGCTGCCCGCAGGCACTGGGTGATAACAGCGGAGAAGGTACCACGCTCCGTAATCATTTCAGTTTTATCGATGGCCTTGCCGACTGGCGTCCGCCTTTCCACTACAAACCGCTGGCCGATGGCGATGAAACAGCGATGGTCGTCGGGCCGGAAGGGGAAGAGATTTTCGTTAATAAAGAGGGCGCGATTAAAGTTCATTTTCACTGGAACCGCTATGACTCGCCAGATGATGGGGCTTCGTGCTGGGTTCGCGTGGCGCAGGGCTGGAACGGCAACGGCTTCGGTTTTATGGCCATCCCGCGTATCGGTCAGGAAGTGATTATCTCTTACCTCAATGGGGATATTGACCGTCCGATAGTCACCGGCTGTGTTTACAACGGTCTGAACCGCCCGCCGCTGGATTTACCCGCCCAGAAAACCCGTACCACCTTTAAAACCAAAACCCACAAGGGTAAGGGCTTTAACGAACTGCGTTTTGAAGATGCCAAAGACAGCGAAGAAATTTATCTCCACGGCCAGAAAGATTTGACCGCTCATATTGAAAACGATGCCCTCTGGCATATCAAACACGACCAGAAACAGCGTATCGATAACAACCGTTATCACGAGATACTCGCCGATGACCATCATCAGGTGGCCGGTTCGCGCAAAATCACCACCGAAGGCGATGTGTCTCATCGGATTGCAGGCAGCCAGCATATCCAGACCGGCGATGCGACCGTGATTGACAGCGGGCAGGAAATCCACCTGAAAAGCGGCGGTAAGGTGGTGCTGGAAGCGGCAGCAGAAATCACCCTGAAAGTGGGCGGCAGTTTTCTGAAAGTCACCCCGGCGGGCATTTTATCTTCCATGATTAATGTCGGGCAGGGTTCCGCGGGCAGCGGGCGTGGAGTTTCACTGCAACTGCCGGAGGGCGTAGCGCCACTCCCACAAGTAGGGCAACTCCCGATGGCGGAAGCACTTCCTGTAACCGAATTTTCGGCTAAACCACCTTGTGCCATCCTCGCACAGCAAGAGGAAAACTGGGTTATCACGGGAGCAGAAGAAGAATGA
- a CDS encoding DUF4123 domain-containing protein: MESSNWKSWLSHQDKGECYFLINSLAEPNPVQLFYLNGWTEQAFPLYSGTPMNAMLEQSPWLIQPKTKCLPELALLLDKHAFSDASWGWGYRSTLPWSFQLEHWRLHQQVLLRGQVVVLRLMDNRVFTPLLPALQPGDWRELLTPVNELMIDTPEPYCYYRPENCPQVLTENLFVLGDHLIEARYSTDTALKNLAYSLSCQLWEENPELALKLDEPEGQLQKSLVVWLKQARDEKQNLNKLTAERFIADNPQVAFSKEI; the protein is encoded by the coding sequence ATGGAATCGAGCAATTGGAAAAGCTGGCTGTCACATCAGGACAAAGGAGAGTGTTATTTTCTGATCAATAGTCTGGCGGAACCGAACCCGGTTCAGCTCTTTTACCTTAATGGCTGGACAGAGCAGGCGTTTCCGCTCTACAGCGGTACGCCGATGAATGCCATGCTGGAACAAAGCCCGTGGCTGATTCAACCCAAAACCAAGTGCTTACCGGAACTGGCTTTACTGCTGGATAAACACGCATTCAGCGATGCCAGTTGGGGTTGGGGCTATCGCAGTACGTTACCGTGGTCATTTCAGTTAGAGCACTGGCGTTTACATCAGCAGGTTTTACTGCGCGGGCAAGTGGTGGTTTTACGTCTGATGGATAACCGTGTTTTCACACCCCTGCTGCCAGCTTTACAGCCCGGCGATTGGCGTGAACTCTTAACTCCGGTCAATGAGCTGATGATCGATACGCCCGAACCGTATTGCTATTACCGGCCGGAAAACTGTCCTCAGGTATTAACAGAAAATTTATTTGTGCTGGGTGATCACCTGATTGAAGCCCGTTACTCAACCGATACCGCCCTCAAGAATCTGGCCTACTCCTTAAGTTGTCAGCTTTGGGAGGAAAACCCCGAATTGGCGCTGAAACTGGATGAACCGGAAGGACAATTGCAAAAAAGCCTTGTGGTGTGGCTGAAGCAGGCGAGAGATGAAAAACAGAACTTGAACAAACTTACCGCTGAACGCTTTATTGCCGATAACCCACAGGTTGCGTTTAGCAAGGAAATTTAA
- a CDS encoding glycoside hydrolase family 19 protein encodes MSQLEQTDCINCPNILKQWIEFQLVDEEDKPLVGMPYKLKSRLNPSIERTGTTDGNGILREEDLPPMPVILSISAQPLADEIVKRTPRQQTGEANSHVKPTAILDGHGYQYTTLGMLSDGYPTISGWQEQELQNSEHFRGSTLQGLSTHQLKRRHVLEIRVIHGCACDRDITLAELQEILPNAPQTRLQNNLEAFNQGFNRFGITTCRGKAHFLAQVCHESGGLQYTKEIGGERKNYNPWYGRGLIQLTFEGNYTAYGNYIGEDVTSSAENRDKLLSPPHSVLSAFWFYKYSRKVNCKLVAITFQ; translated from the coding sequence ATGAGTCAGTTAGAACAAACAGATTGCATTAATTGCCCAAATATATTGAAACAGTGGATTGAATTTCAACTTGTAGATGAAGAAGACAAGCCACTGGTTGGAATGCCTTATAAATTGAAAAGCCGATTGAACCCAAGTATTGAGCGAACAGGTACGACAGATGGGAATGGAATATTACGTGAAGAAGACCTTCCGCCAATGCCAGTTATTTTATCCATATCAGCACAACCACTGGCGGATGAAATTGTCAAACGGACACCTCGTCAACAAACTGGAGAAGCCAATTCCCATGTTAAGCCAACAGCCATATTGGACGGGCATGGATATCAATACACCACATTGGGTATGCTTAGTGATGGGTATCCTACAATTAGCGGGTGGCAAGAGCAGGAATTACAGAACTCAGAACATTTCCGTGGCTCGACCTTACAGGGATTGTCAACCCACCAACTCAAGCGACGGCATGTGCTGGAAATAAGGGTGATTCATGGATGTGCATGTGATAGAGACATTACTTTAGCTGAACTACAAGAGATATTGCCCAATGCACCACAAACAAGACTTCAAAACAATTTAGAAGCATTTAATCAGGGTTTTAATAGGTTTGGTATTACTACATGCCGAGGCAAAGCCCATTTTTTAGCGCAGGTATGCCATGAAAGTGGTGGATTACAATATACGAAAGAAATTGGAGGGGAAAGAAAGAATTATAACCCTTGGTATGGTCGAGGCTTAATACAATTGACATTTGAAGGGAACTATACAGCGTATGGTAATTATATTGGTGAAGATGTAACTTCTTCTGCTGAAAATAGGGATAAATTATTGTCTCCACCACATAGTGTGTTATCTGCATTTTGGTTTTATAAGTACTCAAGAAAAGTTAATTGCAAATTGGTCGCCATAACCTTTCAATAA
- a CDS encoding IS630 family transposase, whose translation MLNKIKAGAQLGHYRLLYFDEAGFAASPPVQYGWSPRGKPHKTEPREHDRRSVLGALNYTDNTLFYQTTSGSITRDDVIDFLEQVAKQGDNRLTFLVLDNARIHHGIEEQIRNGWLREHNMFLFYLPAYSPELNLIEIVWKQAKYHWRRFITWTQNTMEHELNTLLKGYGDQFAINFS comes from the coding sequence TTGCTGAATAAAATTAAGGCTGGAGCACAGTTAGGCCATTACCGTCTGCTCTATTTCGATGAGGCGGGTTTTGCCGCGTCTCCTCCGGTGCAATATGGATGGAGTCCACGGGGTAAGCCCCATAAAACTGAGCCTCGAGAGCATGACAGACGGTCAGTTCTGGGGGCGTTAAATTACACGGATAACACGCTGTTTTACCAGACAACGTCAGGCAGTATCACGCGCGATGACGTGATTGATTTTTTAGAGCAGGTCGCCAAACAAGGGGACAACCGCCTGACATTTTTAGTGTTGGATAATGCGCGTATCCATCACGGGATCGAAGAACAAATCAGAAATGGCTGGTTACGAGAACACAACATGTTTTTATTCTATCTTCCCGCTTACAGCCCAGAGCTGAATTTGATTGAGATCGTCTGGAAACAGGCCAAATACCATTGGCGACGTTTTATCACTTGGACTCAGAATACAATGGAGCATGAATTAAATACTTTATTGAAAGGTTATGGCGACCAATTTGCAATTAACTTTTCTTGA
- a CDS encoding helix-turn-helix domain-containing protein yields MKSKIILSEPERITLQQLALNHPHRDIRTRGTGLLMLARGIKPSQITAEIGCSLRVIYNWVHMWHNSGIAGLLGGHAGGRYLAMTPDMIATAVEAASAESLTLARIAQCVEAKHGALPCTLETLANTLKKQGLTYKRTRLSLKKSVTKRSLLKNPPC; encoded by the coding sequence ATGAAATCGAAGATAATACTTTCTGAGCCTGAACGAATCACATTGCAACAACTTGCTTTGAATCATCCACATCGGGACATTCGTACGCGAGGAACGGGTTTGCTCATGCTTGCCAGAGGGATCAAGCCGTCCCAGATCACCGCTGAAATCGGATGCAGTCTCCGGGTTATCTATAATTGGGTTCACATGTGGCACAATTCAGGGATAGCGGGATTATTAGGTGGTCATGCCGGAGGCCGGTATCTCGCCATGACGCCTGACATGATTGCCACTGCGGTCGAAGCGGCCAGCGCAGAGTCCCTGACACTCGCCCGGATAGCTCAGTGCGTTGAGGCAAAGCATGGTGCCCTGCCTTGTACGCTTGAAACGCTGGCAAATACCCTGAAAAAGCAGGGGCTCACCTATAAACGAACCCGACTGTCGCTTAAAAAAAGCGTAACGAAACGGAGTTTGCTAAAAAATCCGCCTTGCTGA
- a CDS encoding IS630 family transposase: MLSKIKAGARSGHYRLVYFDEAGFAASPPVQYGWSPRGKPHETEPKEHVSRSVLGALNYTDNSLFYQTVSGSTTRANVIDFLEQVAQQGDDRLTFVVLDNAPIHHGIEEEIQKRWLYEHNLFLFYLPAYSPELNLIEIVWKQAKYHWRRFITWTQETMENELNTLLGGYGNRFAINFS; encoded by the coding sequence TTGCTGAGTAAAATTAAGGCTGGAGCCCGGTCAGGCCACTACCGTCTGGTCTATTTTGATGAAGCCGGTTTTGCTGCGTCTCCGCCGGTGCAATACGGTTGGAGTCCACGAGGTAAACCCCATGAAACTGAACCGAAAGAGCATGTCAGCCGGTCAGTTCTGGGCGCCTTAAATTACACGGACAACAGTCTGTTTTACCAGACGGTGTCAGGCAGTACAACGCGGGCTAACGTGATTGATTTTTTAGAGCAGGTCGCCCAACAGGGGGACGATCGCCTGACATTTGTCGTGTTAGATAATGCGCCTATTCACCATGGGATAGAGGAAGAAATTCAAAAGCGCTGGTTATACGAACACAACCTGTTTTTATTTTACCTTCCCGCCTACAGCCCAGAGCTGAATCTGATTGAAATCGTCTGGAAGCAGGCCAAGTACCACTGGCGACGTTTCATCACTTGGACTCAGGAGACAATGGAGAATGAATTAAATACGTTATTGGGCGGTTATGGTAACCGATTTGCAATTAATTTCTCTTGA
- a CDS encoding helix-turn-helix domain-containing protein: MLLKLGCSVRVIYNWVHAWHDFGIAGLLGGHVGGRYPAMTPEMIATAVEAASAESLTLARIARCVEARHGLLPCTFETLANTLKKQGLTYKRTRLSLKKTRRNGICSQIRLAE, from the coding sequence TTGCTGCTGAAATTAGGATGCAGTGTCCGGGTTATCTATAATTGGGTTCACGCATGGCATGATTTCGGTATCGCGGGATTATTAGGCGGCCATGTCGGAGGACGGTATCCGGCCATGACGCCTGAAATGATTGCCACGGCGGTCGAAGCCGCCAGCGCAGAGTCCCTGACGTTGGCCCGGATAGCCCGGTGCGTTGAGGCCAGGCATGGTCTCTTGCCCTGTACGTTTGAAACGCTGGCGAATACCCTGAAAAAGCAGGGACTCACCTATAAACGCACCCGCCTGTCGCTTAAAAAAACGCGACGAAACGGAATTTGCTCACAAATTCGCCTTGCTGAGTAA
- a CDS encoding histidine phosphatase family protein yields the protein MIYLMRHGSTSYNLMGRMLGQTDIPLCETGIKNVRSIAPKMRDFGIKLIR from the coding sequence ATGATTTATTTAATGAGGCATGGAAGTACCAGTTACAACTTGATGGGGAGAATGTTAGGGCAAACTGATATTCCCTTATGTGAAACTGGTATCAAAAATGTGAGAAGTATTGCGCCTAAAATGAGAGATTTTGGTATTAAGTTGATCAGATAA
- a CDS encoding acyl carrier protein, with the protein MKTILFDRIKSLLTDKYYVSADNVTQDVIYEDLELDSLTLLEISVILEKEFNLIIPDGLISSEMSIDESIDTILNNNVNAT; encoded by the coding sequence ATGAAAACTATTCTTTTTGATCGTATTAAGTCTCTTCTTACAGATAAGTACTATGTTTCAGCTGACAACGTGACTCAAGATGTCATTTATGAAGACCTTGAACTGGATTCTTTAACTTTGTTAGAAATTTCAGTAATACTAGAAAAAGAATTTAACCTTATAATTCCCGATGGGCTTATTTCCTCAGAAATGTCTATTGACGAATCGATAGATACAATTTTGAATAATAATGTTAATGCAACATGA
- a CDS encoding beta-ketoacyl-ACP synthase III: MAVKIVGLGASLPKNQVSNKGISEYLDTNDEWITTRTGIKNRFHATEGEHTSHLAFKAGKAALSSMNRENNFEIDTLIVATSTPDRLCPATAPKVATMLGLGKIRAFDINAVCTGFVYGLELAESFIRSGKSKRLMLIGADVFTTILDKSDRATYPLFGDGAGAVILEQGDEENILSTYTGSDGEYENLITIFNGGSESKLSGNKNKISTSSYFKMEGKEVFLKAISHMKNSVQRVLELSNTETNEIDYIVPHQANKRIIDTLTQLFDLKETQALMSLEEFGNTSAASIPLTLAVYARNNTIKSGHKIVITAFGGGITWGAAVIKWPNSVFKSMVLN, encoded by the coding sequence ATGGCAGTAAAAATTGTTGGATTAGGGGCATCACTACCTAAAAATCAAGTTTCAAATAAAGGCATTTCAGAGTATTTGGATACCAATGATGAATGGATAACAACAAGGACAGGAATAAAAAACAGATTTCATGCAACTGAAGGTGAGCATACAAGTCATTTGGCTTTTAAAGCGGGGAAAGCGGCATTATCTAGTATGAATCGTGAAAATAATTTTGAGATTGATACGTTAATTGTTGCTACTTCAACACCTGACAGGTTATGCCCAGCTACGGCTCCTAAAGTTGCAACAATGCTAGGATTAGGAAAAATTAGAGCATTCGATATAAATGCAGTTTGCACTGGTTTTGTATATGGACTTGAACTAGCCGAGTCATTTATAAGATCTGGAAAATCTAAAAGATTAATGCTTATTGGTGCAGATGTTTTTACTACAATCCTGGACAAAAGTGATAGAGCAACCTACCCGTTATTTGGTGATGGTGCGGGAGCTGTAATTCTTGAGCAAGGAGATGAAGAAAATATTCTTTCCACTTATACAGGAAGTGACGGTGAATATGAAAATCTGATTACTATCTTTAATGGTGGAAGTGAATCTAAGCTTTCAGGGAACAAAAACAAAATTTCAACATCTTCATATTTCAAAATGGAGGGTAAAGAGGTTTTTTTAAAAGCCATTTCACATATGAAAAACTCTGTTCAAAGAGTTCTGGAACTCAGTAATACTGAGACAAATGAAATAGATTATATTGTCCCACATCAGGCAAATAAGAGAATAATAGATACATTAACTCAGTTATTTGATTTGAAAGAAACACAAGCATTAATGAGTCTTGAAGAATTCGGAAATACCTCAGCTGCATCGATACCACTTACACTAGCTGTCTATGCCAGAAATAATACAATAAAATCTGGTCATAAAATTGTTATTACTGCATTTGGTGGAGGGATTACATGGGGAGCCGCTGTTATTAAATGGCCTAATTCTGTATTTAAATCCATGGTTTTGAACTGA
- a CDS encoding AvrD family protein — MKKLINADSYLGSSKTRFFSSGYKKVDYEIKDEIILGNEYNSMLTLIYPDDWSIKNKKNLNPHLSSVDVILMSAYASGKLLNQFENSYYKITSMMICASHTPVERLTNIPINFGLNYCEEEGVIYLQGKVGNMKSQLKVERKKDNDILLTPVFSRKEFKSVNHEIKDILLEGKYKSEALVVKTILGRKTDYIDYIDAFVSSLQIGQILLYELDGITREESNNLWMRNIKLNETDAYNHKNSGTLEVTLENTNLISKGNYKWRSADIVANLNNIQVRCSVAHQLNH, encoded by the coding sequence ATGAAAAAACTGATCAATGCTGATTCTTATTTAGGATCTTCAAAAACACGCTTCTTTAGTTCTGGTTATAAGAAAGTTGATTATGAAATAAAAGATGAAATTATACTTGGCAATGAATACAACTCTATGCTGACACTGATTTATCCTGATGACTGGTCTATCAAAAATAAAAAAAATCTCAATCCTCACTTAAGTAGTGTGGACGTAATATTAATGTCTGCTTATGCAAGTGGAAAATTACTTAATCAATTTGAAAACTCTTATTATAAAATAACTTCTATGATGATCTGTGCATCGCATACCCCTGTTGAAAGACTGACAAATATACCAATTAATTTCGGTCTGAATTATTGCGAGGAAGAAGGTGTTATTTATTTACAGGGAAAAGTTGGAAATATGAAATCTCAACTGAAAGTTGAGAGGAAAAAAGATAATGATATATTACTAACTCCTGTTTTTAGCCGTAAGGAATTTAAAAGTGTAAATCATGAAATAAAGGATATTTTATTAGAGGGTAAATACAAAAGTGAAGCCTTAGTAGTCAAGACTATTTTGGGGAGAAAAACCGATTATATTGATTATATAGATGCTTTCGTTTCAAGTTTACAGATTGGACAAATTCTTCTGTATGAATTAGATGGTATTACCAGGGAAGAATCTAACAATCTCTGGATGCGTAACATAAAATTAAATGAAACTGATGCATATAATCACAAAAATTCTGGAACATTAGAAGTAACTTTGGAGAATACGAATTTGATATCCAAAGGAAACTATAAGTGGAGAAGCGCTGACATTGTTGCGAACCTTAATAATATTCAGGTTCGATGCTCTGTCGCACATCAACTAAATCATTGA